Proteins encoded by one window of Kribbella italica:
- the pstA gene encoding phosphate ABC transporter permease PstA yields the protein MTTTTVPRANMLTRTRNRDGITSAVFAALLWLCLALICIFLFFVLAVIVQKGLARFDANLVTHQPSKIRPETAGVQSALLGTLWVGGITAVIALPLGIAAAVYLEEYANPAKWWNRAIELNIQNLAAVPAVIYGILTLGFVVRGPVSIGAVVMAGGVALALLILPVIIITTREALRSVPREIRDGSLALGATQWQTTWRQVLPAAVPGIATGSILAMSRAIGEAAPLILVGATTFVTFNPDGVLSRYTTLPVQIYNLVPQDRDAFRDLAYAAILLLIVVLLAMNAVAIWLRNRYQRRW from the coding sequence ATGACCACCACAACAGTGCCCAGGGCAAACATGCTGACGCGCACGCGGAACCGCGACGGCATCACGTCGGCCGTTTTCGCCGCGTTGCTGTGGCTGTGCCTGGCGTTGATCTGCATCTTCTTGTTCTTCGTTCTCGCGGTGATCGTCCAGAAGGGCCTGGCCCGTTTCGACGCGAACCTGGTGACCCACCAGCCGTCCAAAATTCGTCCGGAGACCGCGGGTGTGCAGTCCGCGTTGCTCGGCACGCTGTGGGTCGGCGGGATCACGGCGGTGATCGCGCTGCCGCTGGGCATCGCCGCCGCGGTCTACCTGGAGGAGTACGCCAACCCCGCCAAGTGGTGGAACCGCGCGATCGAGCTGAACATCCAGAACCTCGCCGCAGTCCCCGCGGTCATCTACGGCATCCTCACCCTCGGGTTCGTCGTCCGCGGCCCGGTGTCGATCGGTGCCGTCGTGATGGCCGGTGGTGTCGCGCTCGCGCTGCTGATCCTTCCGGTCATCATCATCACGACCAGGGAGGCGTTGCGGTCGGTACCGAGGGAGATCCGGGACGGCTCGCTCGCGCTCGGCGCGACGCAGTGGCAGACCACTTGGCGCCAGGTCCTGCCGGCCGCCGTGCCGGGTATCGCGACCGGCTCGATCCTGGCCATGTCGCGGGCGATCGGCGAGGCGGCGCCGCTGATCCTGGTCGGCGCGACCACCTTCGTGACGTTCAACCCGGACGGCGTGCTGTCGAGGTACACGACGTTGCCGGTGCAGATCTACAACCTCGTCCCGCAGGACCGTGACGCGTTCCGTGATCTCGCGTACGCGGCGATCCTGCTGCTGATCGTCGTCCTGCTGGCCATGAACGCAGTCGCGATCTGGCTCCGCAACCGCTACCAGCGTCGCTGGTGA
- the pstB gene encoding phosphate ABC transporter ATP-binding protein PstB, whose amino-acid sequence MTNVEPDLATVPETVGAVGAPHEIHVELGDRANHRSPSAEPDGVIELHDLEVYYEKFLAVSGVDMVFGSKEITALIGPSGCGKSTVLRCLNRMNDLVPGAHVMGDVRFHGVDMYAPGVDVIEVRRRIGMVFQKPNPFPKSIYDNVAYGPRVTGMKTKNMDEVVEKALHGAALWDEVKDKLKQSAYGLSGGQQQRLCIARTIATSPEVILMDEPCSALDPIATAKIEDLMVELAKTYTIIIVTHNMQQAARVSHRTAFFTAAADEHGQRTGRLVEFDNTSKIFGNPSDQRTEAYITGRFG is encoded by the coding sequence ATGACGAACGTCGAACCGGACCTCGCCACCGTTCCCGAGACGGTCGGCGCGGTCGGTGCACCGCACGAGATCCATGTCGAACTCGGTGACCGCGCCAACCACCGATCGCCCTCGGCCGAACCCGACGGCGTGATCGAACTGCACGACCTCGAGGTGTACTACGAGAAGTTCCTCGCGGTGTCGGGGGTCGACATGGTCTTCGGCAGCAAGGAGATCACGGCGCTGATCGGTCCCTCCGGCTGCGGCAAGTCGACCGTGCTGCGGTGCCTGAACCGGATGAACGACCTGGTTCCCGGTGCCCACGTGATGGGGGACGTGAGGTTCCACGGCGTGGACATGTACGCGCCGGGCGTCGACGTCATCGAGGTCCGCCGCCGGATCGGCATGGTGTTCCAAAAGCCCAACCCGTTCCCGAAGTCGATCTACGACAACGTCGCCTACGGTCCGCGGGTCACCGGGATGAAGACCAAGAACATGGACGAGGTGGTCGAGAAGGCTTTGCACGGTGCGGCCTTGTGGGACGAGGTGAAGGACAAGCTGAAGCAGAGTGCGTACGGGCTGTCCGGCGGTCAGCAGCAGCGGCTGTGCATCGCGCGGACGATCGCGACCAGTCCCGAGGTGATCTTGATGGACGAGCCGTGTTCGGCGCTGGACCCGATCGCGACTGCGAAGATCGAGGACCTGATGGTCGAGCTGGCCAAGACGTACACGATCATCATCGTCACGCACAACATGCAGCAGGCCGCCCGCGTCTCTCATCGCACGGCCTTCTTCACCGCCGCCGCCGACGAGCACGGGCAGCGCACCGGCCGCCTGGTCGAGTTCGACAACACGAGCAAGATCTTCGGCAACCCGTCCGACCAGCGCACGGAGGCCTATATCACCGGCCGGTTCGGCTGA
- a CDS encoding winged helix-turn-helix transcriptional regulator — protein MTDAREPHAQPIRARRRSGHPAHRNVHFRVSVLVVDHGDEVNELLAVAADQPLDVHVCSDAAEALLHVGRLCPDVILLGPCAGLLDPIEFLTIVRTDDPLQPIIVGADLGGNEFTSRASDAGASAVIPRPYRIRELLALISSLAPVPNQVDLRPLAVDLGRLRVDGAVPQMWLDGRQVELPPMEFLLLRFFAERPGALVTRQEVLDAVWGQQATVRSNTLNVHVMRLRKRLSGDDHGPEWIKVVRGIGYQFKVPPVPRHGGVAPDVGQEFAQ, from the coding sequence ATGACGGATGCCCGAGAGCCTCATGCCCAGCCCATCCGCGCCCGTCGCCGATCTGGTCATCCGGCCCACCGGAACGTGCACTTCCGGGTCTCGGTGCTGGTCGTCGACCACGGCGACGAGGTGAACGAGTTGCTGGCGGTCGCGGCCGACCAGCCGCTGGACGTCCATGTCTGCAGCGACGCGGCCGAGGCTCTGCTGCACGTCGGCAGGTTGTGCCCCGACGTGATCCTGCTCGGGCCGTGCGCGGGGCTTCTGGACCCGATCGAGTTCCTCACCATCGTCCGCACCGACGACCCGCTGCAGCCGATCATCGTTGGCGCGGATCTGGGCGGCAACGAGTTCACCAGTCGCGCCAGCGACGCCGGCGCCAGTGCCGTCATTCCCCGGCCGTACCGGATCCGGGAGTTGCTCGCGCTGATCAGCTCCCTCGCGCCGGTGCCGAATCAGGTCGACCTGCGGCCCTTGGCCGTCGATCTGGGCAGGCTTCGGGTCGACGGCGCGGTTCCGCAGATGTGGCTCGACGGCCGGCAGGTCGAGTTGCCGCCGATGGAGTTCCTCCTGCTGAGGTTCTTCGCTGAACGCCCGGGTGCCCTGGTGACCCGGCAGGAGGTGCTCGACGCGGTCTGGGGACAACAGGCCACGGTCCGCAGCAACACGCTCAACGTCCACGTGATGCGCTTGCGGAAGAGGCTGAGCGGTGACGATCACGGGCCGGAGTGGATCAAGGTGGTCCGCGGGATCGGCTACCAGTTCAAGGTTCCGCCCGTGCCACGCCACGGTGGCGTGGCACCTGATGTCGGTCAGGAGTTCGCCCAATGA
- a CDS encoding FAD-dependent oxidoreductase, whose product MRILIVGGSDAGISAALRAREYAPDSTVTMLLADEYPNFSICGIPYHLSGEVPDWRDLAHRTAADIAASGIDVRINHTVTAVDPTAKSVTATTPDCPVELTFDRLVIGTGADPLRPPIAGLDSLGPADGVHLLHTMGEARRLDADLESRGVRRVVIIGAGYIGIEMAEALTNRGVAVAVLERLDNVLPRTLDQQLAAEITAELEAHGVEVRCGTTVTELRREGDGLTVVAADGERSADAVLVVSGVKPATALAAASGVELDNRGAIVVDRQMRTNVPDVWAAGDCVHTHHALLTEPSYVPLGTTAHKQGRIAGENAAGGSKEFAGIVGTQVVRVFERVVAATGLRDQEASAAGYVPFTVQTTADDHKRYYPGATPIQVRLTGDRETGRLLGAQLVGTHGAEIAKRVDTYAVALQHGLSVEQLLDLDLAYTPPLGSPWDAIQVAAQNWLAAR is encoded by the coding sequence ATGCGGATTCTGATCGTGGGAGGTTCCGACGCGGGGATCAGTGCGGCGTTGCGGGCTCGCGAGTACGCACCGGACAGCACCGTGACGATGCTGCTCGCCGACGAGTACCCGAACTTCTCGATCTGCGGGATCCCTTACCACCTGTCCGGCGAGGTGCCCGACTGGCGCGATCTGGCCCACCGTACGGCGGCGGACATCGCAGCGAGCGGTATCGACGTGCGGATCAACCACACGGTCACCGCTGTCGACCCGACCGCCAAGAGCGTCACCGCGACCACGCCCGACTGCCCGGTCGAGCTGACCTTCGATCGGCTGGTCATCGGTACGGGCGCCGATCCGCTGCGCCCGCCGATCGCCGGCCTGGACTCTCTCGGTCCGGCCGACGGTGTCCACCTGCTCCACACCATGGGTGAGGCGCGACGCCTCGACGCCGATCTCGAGAGCCGCGGCGTACGACGGGTCGTGATCATCGGCGCGGGCTACATCGGGATCGAGATGGCCGAAGCGCTCACCAACCGCGGCGTCGCCGTCGCTGTCCTGGAGCGCCTCGACAACGTCCTGCCTCGCACGCTCGACCAGCAGCTTGCTGCCGAGATCACTGCCGAGCTCGAAGCACACGGGGTCGAGGTCCGGTGCGGCACGACCGTGACGGAGTTGCGACGCGAGGGCGACGGGTTGACCGTCGTTGCCGCGGACGGCGAACGCAGCGCTGACGCCGTCCTCGTCGTCAGCGGGGTCAAGCCTGCTACCGCGCTGGCCGCGGCGTCCGGCGTAGAGCTGGACAATCGGGGCGCGATCGTCGTCGACCGGCAGATGCGGACCAACGTTCCCGATGTGTGGGCCGCGGGGGACTGCGTCCACACCCATCACGCTCTGCTCACCGAACCCAGTTACGTCCCGCTCGGCACCACTGCGCACAAGCAGGGCCGGATCGCTGGTGAGAACGCGGCCGGTGGCTCCAAAGAGTTCGCCGGGATCGTCGGCACCCAGGTCGTCAGGGTCTTCGAGCGGGTGGTCGCCGCCACCGGCCTGCGTGACCAGGAGGCGTCGGCGGCCGGATACGTGCCCTTCACCGTGCAGACCACCGCCGACGACCACAAGCGTTACTACCCCGGGGCGACGCCGATCCAGGTCAGGTTGACCGGGGACCGGGAGACCGGCCGCTTGCTCGGTGCACAGCTTGTCGGCACGCACGGAGCCGAGATCGCCAAGCGGGTCGACACCTACGCGGTCGCGCTGCAGCACGGGCTCAGCGTCGAACAGCTTCTCGACCTTGACCTCGCTTACACACCGCCCCTGGGAAGCCCCTGGGACGCCATCCAGGTTGCCGCGCAGAACTGGCTAGCGGCGCGGTAA
- the phoU gene encoding phosphate signaling complex protein PhoU, with product MRDQYHQQLDEVLTELERMTGIVSTAVRRSTSALLTADLGTAEEVIAADSQLDLAGEVVEEKIFDLMALQAPVAVELRMLVAALRMVADLERMGDLAAHVAKITRMRYPAAAIPVELHGLIEDMGRVAQRMVDQAGEVIKTRDVSVAQRIESTDDEMDTLRSSQFRQMMDAAWPYGVEVAVDLALLGRYYERIADHAVSMAQRIIFLVTGEMPASQ from the coding sequence ATGCGCGACCAGTACCACCAGCAGCTCGACGAGGTCCTGACCGAGCTCGAACGCATGACCGGGATCGTCTCGACCGCCGTACGGCGCTCGACCAGCGCGCTGCTCACCGCTGATCTCGGCACAGCCGAAGAAGTGATCGCCGCCGACTCCCAGCTCGACCTGGCTGGCGAGGTGGTCGAGGAGAAAATCTTCGACCTGATGGCCCTGCAAGCGCCGGTCGCTGTGGAGCTGCGGATGCTCGTCGCGGCCCTGCGCATGGTGGCGGACCTCGAGCGGATGGGTGACCTCGCGGCCCACGTCGCCAAGATCACCCGGATGCGCTATCCCGCCGCGGCCATCCCGGTCGAGCTGCACGGCCTGATCGAGGACATGGGCCGGGTCGCTCAGCGGATGGTCGACCAGGCGGGCGAGGTCATCAAGACCCGCGACGTCTCGGTCGCGCAGCGGATCGAGTCGACCGACGACGAGATGGACACGCTCCGCAGCAGTCAGTTCCGGCAGATGATGGACGCCGCCTGGCCGTACGGCGTGGAGGTCGCCGTCGACCTTGCTCTGCTCGGCCGGTACTACGAGCGCATCGCCGACCACGCGGTCTCGATGGCGCAGCGCATCATCTTCCTCGTCACGGGTGAGATGCCTGCCTCGCAGTAG
- a CDS encoding MFS transporter, translating to MISALAATQTVGYGVLYYAFSVILGPMSDELGISTATAAGALTVAVLVSGLLSIPVGRWLDARGGHGLMTVGSAVGALAVLGWSQVRTVGGLYAVFILIGVASAMVLYEPAFAVIVAVTSPARRAKALLAVTLVAGFASSIFIPLTGQLVARLEWRSALVLLAVLLAAVTVPSHGLALRRTRTSADRVAPHGRPAPSRALRDPAFWLLAATFVLHGAALAVIAVHLVLYLISLGHPAALAATLAGLLGLLSVTGRVVTTVSTRWLPMATIAGVIFVVQGAALSMLPVVGRHVLGAVGCLVLFGLGFGVASIATPAILLDRYGASGYGTIAGTLAAPVLVARASAPLGGALIAAAAGYRILVVMVAGACVVAGLLLLLVSRLPTARQASHP from the coding sequence TTGATCAGCGCACTCGCCGCGACGCAGACCGTCGGGTACGGCGTTCTCTACTACGCCTTCAGCGTCATCCTCGGCCCGATGAGCGACGAGCTGGGCATCTCGACCGCGACGGCGGCCGGTGCACTCACCGTCGCGGTTCTCGTGTCCGGCCTGCTGTCGATCCCGGTAGGACGGTGGCTCGATGCCCGGGGCGGTCATGGGTTGATGACCGTCGGTTCGGCAGTCGGCGCACTGGCCGTCCTGGGGTGGTCGCAGGTCCGGACCGTCGGAGGGCTCTATGCGGTCTTCATCCTGATCGGTGTTGCCTCGGCCATGGTGCTGTACGAGCCGGCGTTCGCCGTGATCGTGGCCGTCACCAGTCCCGCACGGCGAGCGAAGGCTTTGCTCGCCGTGACCTTGGTCGCCGGGTTCGCCAGCTCGATCTTCATCCCGCTCACCGGGCAACTGGTGGCGAGACTGGAATGGCGCTCCGCCCTGGTCCTGCTGGCCGTTCTCCTGGCAGCCGTCACTGTGCCTTCGCACGGGCTGGCGTTGCGCCGGACCCGTACGAGCGCCGACCGAGTTGCACCCCACGGCCGCCCGGCGCCCAGCCGGGCGCTCCGCGATCCCGCGTTCTGGTTGCTCGCAGCAACCTTCGTGCTGCACGGCGCCGCCCTCGCCGTCATCGCCGTCCACCTCGTGCTGTACCTGATCAGCCTCGGTCATCCGGCCGCCTTGGCCGCGACGCTCGCGGGTCTCCTCGGGCTGCTGTCGGTCACCGGGCGCGTGGTCACCACGGTGTCGACACGCTGGTTGCCGATGGCCACCATTGCCGGGGTGATCTTCGTCGTCCAAGGCGCAGCACTGTCGATGCTCCCGGTCGTCGGCCGGCACGTGCTCGGAGCCGTCGGCTGCCTCGTCCTGTTCGGCCTCGGCTTCGGCGTTGCCTCGATCGCGACGCCCGCCATCCTGCTCGACCGGTACGGCGCCAGCGGGTACGGCACGATCGCCGGCACCCTGGCCGCGCCCGTGCTGGTGGCCCGAGCATCGGCGCCGCTCGGCGGCGCCCTGATCGCGGCAGCCGCCGGCTACCGGATCCTCGTCGTCATGGTTGCCGGCGCCTGCGTCGTGGCGGGCCTTCTGCTCCTCCTGGTGTCGCGCCTGCCTACTGCGAGGCAGGCATCTCACCCGTGA
- a CDS encoding FAD-dependent oxidoreductase, producing MSVSSKDLPVVVIGAGPVGLAAAAHLADRGLQFVVLESGPGVAAAIDEWRHVKLFSPWRYDIDGAARRLLEQTSWIEPNLDDLPTGGDLIDAYLAPLAKTPQLADRIQYGAQVTAVTRVGFDRIRTAGREQAPFLVRLADGEELLASAVIDAAGTWRRPNVLGGSGIPARGEAELADAVSTALPDVFGRDRERFAGRRTAVVGAGHSASTTLLELGELADNEPGTEVLWVVRGEDQARTYGGGDADELPARGALGARLKKLVRSGRVELVSSFRIESISRTADGRAELAAGERRVVVDTIVNSTGFRPDHDMVGELQLDLDPILGSTRDLAPLIDPNQHSCGTVPPHGVDELQHPEPGYYAVGAKSYGRAPTFLLATGYEQARSVVAALAGDWEAARDVQLNLPETGVCSSNLAFGGSADEAAGGCCGPAPEAVTISAPAGRGLATGISGGLLTVVESKPTTQSGCCG from the coding sequence ATGAGCGTTTCATCGAAGGACCTGCCGGTAGTCGTCATCGGCGCCGGACCGGTGGGGCTGGCGGCCGCGGCCCACCTCGCCGACCGCGGGCTGCAGTTCGTCGTACTGGAGTCCGGCCCGGGCGTGGCCGCGGCGATCGACGAGTGGCGGCACGTGAAGCTGTTCAGCCCGTGGCGCTACGACATCGACGGCGCCGCCCGCCGCCTGCTCGAGCAGACCTCCTGGATCGAGCCGAACCTGGACGACCTGCCGACCGGCGGCGACCTCATCGACGCCTACCTGGCGCCGCTGGCCAAGACCCCGCAACTGGCCGACCGGATCCAGTACGGCGCCCAGGTGACCGCCGTGACCCGAGTCGGCTTCGACCGCATCCGTACGGCAGGTCGCGAGCAAGCTCCCTTCCTGGTGCGCCTGGCCGACGGCGAGGAACTGCTCGCTTCCGCGGTGATCGACGCCGCCGGCACCTGGCGCCGGCCGAACGTCCTCGGCGGCTCGGGCATCCCCGCCCGCGGCGAGGCCGAACTCGCTGACGCCGTCTCGACCGCACTCCCGGACGTCTTCGGGCGTGACCGCGAGCGCTTCGCCGGCCGCCGTACGGCGGTCGTCGGAGCGGGCCACTCAGCCTCCACCACACTGCTCGAACTCGGCGAACTGGCCGACAACGAGCCGGGCACCGAGGTGCTCTGGGTGGTCCGAGGCGAGGACCAGGCCCGGACGTACGGCGGCGGCGACGCCGACGAGCTCCCGGCCCGCGGCGCGCTCGGCGCCCGGCTGAAGAAGCTCGTCCGGTCAGGCCGGGTCGAACTGGTGAGCAGCTTCCGCATCGAGTCGATCTCCCGTACGGCGGACGGCCGGGCCGAGCTGGCCGCGGGCGAGCGCCGCGTGGTGGTAGACACGATCGTGAACTCCACCGGCTTCCGCCCCGACCACGACATGGTCGGCGAGCTGCAGCTCGACCTGGACCCGATCCTGGGCTCGACCCGGGACCTGGCCCCGCTGATCGACCCCAACCAGCACTCCTGCGGCACCGTGCCGCCGCACGGCGTCGACGAGCTCCAGCACCCGGAACCGGGCTACTACGCCGTCGGGGCGAAGTCGTACGGCCGGGCACCGACCTTCCTGCTGGCGACCGGCTACGAGCAGGCCCGCTCGGTGGTCGCCGCACTAGCCGGAGACTGGGAAGCCGCCCGCGACGTACAGCTCAATCTCCCCGAGACCGGCGTCTGCTCGTCGAACCTCGCCTTCGGCGGCTCGGCCGACGAGGCCGCCGGCGGCTGCTGCGGACCGGCCCCGGAGGCGGTCACGATCAGCGCACCGGCCGGCCGCGGGTTGGCCACCGGCATCAGCGGTGGCCTGCTGACCGTCGTCGAGTCCAAGCCCACCACACAGTCGGGCTGCTGCGGCTGA
- a CDS encoding ArsR/SmtB family transcription factor, whose product MSKQQLSLEPVGGCCVPIMDAALDSAAAVEGASVFKALSDPIRLRLMSIIASAPGEVCVCDVTPLFNVSGPTISHHLKVLREAGLVDCERRGTWVYYWVLPERLTWMSTLLSVPAPAAG is encoded by the coding sequence ATGTCAAAACAGCAGCTCTCGCTCGAACCCGTCGGCGGGTGCTGCGTCCCGATCATGGACGCGGCCCTCGACAGTGCCGCCGCGGTCGAAGGTGCGTCGGTGTTCAAGGCGCTCTCCGACCCGATCCGGCTGCGGCTGATGTCGATCATCGCGTCGGCTCCCGGGGAGGTCTGTGTTTGTGACGTCACCCCGCTGTTCAACGTTTCGGGCCCGACGATCTCCCATCACCTGAAGGTGTTGCGCGAAGCCGGACTGGTCGACTGCGAGCGCCGCGGCACCTGGGTGTACTACTGGGTGCTGCCCGAGCGCCTGACCTGGATGTCGACGTTGCTGTCGGTTCCGGCCCCGGCCGCGGGCTGA
- a CDS encoding ArsO family NAD(P)H-dependent flavin-containing monooxygenase: protein MTSPPREIRVVVIGGGQAGLATGFSLRRSGLVPGEDFVILDAVEQPGGAWARMWPTLRTFSPTQYSSLPGWMMPRWTGDSGYPLAAHVVDYLTRYEKRYELDVRRSAAVDSVSREGERLAVRSTAGEWLAEQVISATGTWSRPFIPTYPGSFAGRQLHTASYRDAVGFAGQRVLIVGGGNSAAQILAEVSEVADTTWVTLRPPQFLPDDVDGRALFEIATRRHRARQLGEADSGGVSGLGDIVMVESVRKARDRGVLQAREPFARLVEHGVRWRDGTESPYDAIIWCTGFRPALGHLAPLGLRGADGTIPTDGTHAIKEPRLHLIGYGDWTGPASATLIGAGRTARDLVADL from the coding sequence GTGACGTCGCCTCCACGCGAGATCCGCGTCGTCGTGATCGGTGGCGGTCAAGCGGGACTGGCCACCGGCTTCTCCCTGCGTCGCTCCGGGCTGGTGCCCGGCGAGGACTTCGTCATCCTCGACGCAGTCGAGCAGCCCGGCGGCGCTTGGGCGCGGATGTGGCCGACCTTGCGGACGTTCTCTCCCACGCAGTACTCGTCGCTGCCCGGCTGGATGATGCCGCGGTGGACCGGTGATTCCGGCTACCCGCTAGCGGCGCACGTCGTCGACTACCTGACGCGGTACGAGAAGCGCTACGAGCTCGATGTACGTCGCTCCGCCGCGGTCGACTCCGTGAGCCGCGAGGGCGAGCGCCTCGCGGTCCGCAGTACCGCTGGTGAGTGGCTGGCCGAGCAGGTGATCTCGGCGACCGGCACGTGGTCGAGACCCTTCATCCCGACGTACCCAGGATCGTTCGCCGGGCGGCAGTTGCACACTGCTTCGTATCGGGACGCAGTCGGCTTCGCCGGTCAGCGCGTCCTGATCGTCGGCGGCGGCAACTCGGCCGCACAGATCCTCGCCGAGGTCTCCGAGGTTGCCGACACGACCTGGGTGACCCTGCGCCCGCCGCAGTTCCTTCCCGACGACGTCGACGGCCGGGCGTTGTTCGAGATCGCGACCAGGAGGCATCGTGCGCGGCAGCTCGGCGAAGCCGACAGCGGTGGCGTCTCCGGGCTCGGCGACATCGTGATGGTCGAGAGCGTTCGCAAGGCCCGTGATCGCGGCGTACTGCAGGCTCGCGAACCGTTCGCCAGGCTGGTCGAGCACGGTGTTCGATGGCGCGACGGCACCGAGTCGCCGTACGACGCGATCATTTGGTGCACCGGCTTCCGGCCGGCGCTCGGTCACCTCGCACCCCTCGGCCTGCGCGGAGCGGACGGCACCATCCCCACGGACGGAACCCACGCGATCAAGGAGCCTCGCCTGCACCTGATCGGCTACGGCGACTGGACGGGACCGGCCTCGGCCACGCTCATCGGAGCAGGCCGCACGGCCCGCGACCTGGTCGCCGACCTCTGA
- a CDS encoding three-helix bundle dimerization domain-containing protein yields MSNPSLRPSVMMPLSREDAERRAAQLGVVADPTRLRLMSLVLTHPAGEASVGQLAAEFTQSPTAISQQLRLLCEADLLTRERRQSSNYYRPTHHAVEQLATLLGVETPEQGPARESTVDLSAAVVDRQLERISDQLATRFTGVFSPATVRRYVGESYTMLADRSRVRRFLPSLTASFAAERLAALAKAQGKARGSVPEVLFVCVRNAGRSQMAAGFLNQLAGDRVLVRSAGSLPVALVDANVVTAMDEVGVHLGGAYPKPLSDEIVRAADVVVTMGCGDACPVYPGKRYLDWPVEDPENRPLPVVRRIRDEIDQQVRDLAAELLTPA; encoded by the coding sequence ATGTCGAATCCGTCTCTGCGGCCATCGGTGATGATGCCGTTGTCGCGGGAAGACGCAGAGCGGCGTGCGGCCCAGCTCGGTGTCGTCGCGGATCCGACCCGGCTACGGCTGATGAGTCTCGTCCTGACCCACCCGGCCGGCGAGGCGAGCGTTGGCCAGCTCGCCGCGGAGTTCACCCAGTCACCGACCGCCATCAGCCAGCAGCTGCGATTGCTGTGTGAAGCGGACCTGCTGACACGGGAGCGACGGCAGTCGTCGAACTACTACCGGCCGACCCATCACGCGGTGGAGCAGTTGGCGACCTTGCTCGGGGTGGAGACACCCGAGCAAGGTCCGGCCCGCGAGTCGACGGTCGACCTGAGCGCGGCTGTTGTCGACCGTCAGCTCGAGCGCATCTCCGACCAGCTGGCAACCCGCTTCACCGGCGTCTTCTCACCAGCGACGGTACGGCGGTACGTCGGCGAGAGTTACACCATGCTGGCCGACCGATCCCGCGTACGAAGGTTCCTGCCGTCCCTGACCGCGAGCTTCGCCGCCGAGCGGCTGGCCGCACTGGCGAAGGCACAAGGCAAGGCCCGTGGCTCGGTCCCCGAGGTGCTGTTCGTCTGCGTTCGCAACGCCGGCCGGTCACAGATGGCGGCCGGCTTCCTGAACCAGCTGGCCGGCGACCGCGTCCTCGTCAGATCGGCCGGATCGTTGCCTGTGGCACTCGTCGACGCCAACGTCGTCACCGCCATGGACGAAGTCGGCGTACATCTGGGCGGCGCCTATCCGAAACCACTGTCCGACGAGATCGTCCGCGCGGCCGACGTCGTCGTGACGATGGGCTGCGGCGACGCTTGTCCGGTCTACCCGGGCAAGCGATACCTCGACTGGCCGGTCGAGGATCCCGAGAACCGGCCGCTTCCCGTCGTACGGCGGATCCGCGACGAGATCGATCAGCAGGTCAGAGACCTCGCGGCCGAGCTGCTTACGCCTGCGTGA
- a CDS encoding arsenate reductase ArsC has translation MSVSKPSVLFVCVHNAGRSQMAAGWLRHLAGDTVEVRSAGSAPRDQINPIAVQAMQEVGIDITGAVPQRLETETVRESDIIVTMGCGDACPIFPGKRYEDWELTDPAGQPIEVVRQVRDEIRARIEKLVGELQAA, from the coding sequence ATCTCCGTGAGCAAGCCAAGCGTTCTGTTCGTCTGCGTCCACAACGCCGGCCGGTCCCAGATGGCCGCCGGATGGTTGCGGCACCTCGCCGGCGACACGGTCGAGGTACGGTCAGCCGGATCCGCGCCCCGCGACCAGATCAACCCGATCGCGGTCCAGGCGATGCAGGAGGTCGGAATCGACATCACCGGCGCGGTCCCCCAGCGCCTCGAGACCGAGACCGTGCGCGAGAGCGACATCATCGTCACCATGGGCTGCGGCGACGCCTGCCCGATCTTCCCGGGCAAGCGGTACGAGGACTGGGAGCTCACCGATCCGGCCGGGCAGCCGATCGAGGTCGTCCGTCAGGTGCGCGACGAGATCCGCGCCCGGATCGAGAAGCTCGTCGGCGAACTGCAGGCCGCATGA